The genome window ATGATTATTTCAGATATCTATGGGATGGAGCAGTAACGTCAAAGGTGTATAGTCCTTATGAGTACTCACCTGAGCAAATACTCAATGGTAACGGTGCAAAAGCTATTCCATTCGCTCTTAAAAATCTTGCCAAGGAATCAGGAGAGATCATTCATCAAATCAACCATCCGCAACTCAAAACCATATATCCGCCAATTGCACAATCGGCCTTTGTAATAGCTCATTGGCTAAAACCCTGGAGCGTCCTCTCATGGAGGATAGTTCTCCTATTCTTTGATATCATTACATTAATTCTTCTCCTTAAGATTCTCCGAACCCTAAATCTTCCAAATTCGGCCGTATTGGTATACTGGTGGAACCCCCTGCTGGTTAAGGAAACATTTAATTCGGGACACCTGGATGTCATTGCCTTTCCTTTTGTTTTGGGAGCCCTGCTTCTAAGTCTGAGAAAAAATTACCTCTGGTCAGTGGTTCTTTTAACATTATCAATTGGTGTGAAATTGTGGCCGATGGTACTCATTCCCCTGGTCCTTCGACCCTTAACAAAGAAACCTAAACTGTTACTGTCTGCAATAGGACTGTTCTTCTTAATCCTCGTTCCTTTAATGATTCCTTACTACACGACTGGCATTAATGAAAGTTCCGGATTACTGGCTTTTGGACAGAGCTGGCAGAATAACGATTCAATATTCAAAATACTCGTCTGGGGTTCTCAATTGATTTTGGAAATGCTGGGAAAACACCCGGGCGACGGGCAATTTATCGCAAGGATACTAGTTTTTATCCTCATAATAGCATGGATTTCTTATGTCAGTTCTCAAGATATTAATGAGCCAAAAGAGCTTTTCGAGAAATCTCTTTTGATAATAGCCGCAGTATTTCTACTCATTCCCACTCAGTATCCATGGTACTACTCCTGGATGCTTCCTTTTCTGGCAGTAGCCCCACGACCATCTCTGCTGTTGCTCACTCTAGTTCTCCCTCTTTATTATCTTCGCTACTATTTAGAACCCAGAGGGATGCTCGCTTATTTTAATTACCTTGTTGTGTGGATTGAATTTGTGCCTGTCTGGATTCTTTTAATAGTCGAATGGCGCTCTGAGACGAAAACAATACTTCCTGAACAATTAAGAATTGTTACGTGATCAATTTTCAGAAGAACTAAATGATTTTTTAAGATGAACTTTACTTATTATATCCTTTAATTCCCTTTTAATCTTTTCAGCCTCGTCCTTGCCGATCTCTATGATGTGCTCGGCTCGATGAAAATCTGATACACCCACGCCGGTAAGATCCGGTGTTATCAGAAAGTCTACGGGAAAACGCTCCAGAACATGGCTTATCAGTTGCTTCTGATTTAATAATATACTTCTCTTTAAGATACTAACAACACTCAATTTATCGAAAACATATTTGATATTTTTTTCATCCATTAATTTATTTTTATCACCTTTTGCAAATGACTTAATGATCTCAAAAATCGAATTAAAACCTGAGTTAACGCTCATTGAGTCCGAATTATTCTTTTTCTTGTGAACTATAGAATGATCTATTGATCCAGTAATAACGTCCACACCAACAACAAAATCTGAACCAAGCTCTCTAACTGCTCGAACCGGAAGAGGTTCTAATATTCCTCCATCAACGAGGAGCCTATTATTAAACACAACAGGAATAAAAAGGCCAGGAATTGCAATGCTTGCGCGGACTGCTGATATAAGATCACCATCGGTAAAGGTGACGACCTCTCCATTATTCAGATCAACACATACAGCAGCATATTTTTTATTTAACTCCCCTATGTTCTTCTTCTCTAAGGATTCTTTCAAAAATTTTATTATCTTTTTGCCGCTCATAAAACCCTTTTTCGACAGAGTAGGACTTAAAAGCAGTGGGATGTCTCTGAGTTTAATTCCAACCGCACCTTGTTGTAA of Thermodesulfobacteriota bacterium contains these proteins:
- a CDS encoding glycosyltransferase 87 family protein; translation: MRSFLIGKAKWLLGLGGILLIVATTVITLISPRFALDTPLIKHPVILLVSLMIFSGITYFVISYRSANLISSKGLLIFTITLGLALRIVTIFSTPILEDDYFRYLWDGAVTSKVYSPYEYSPEQILNGNGAKAIPFALKNLAKESGEIIHQINHPQLKTIYPPIAQSAFVIAHWLKPWSVLSWRIVLLFFDIITLILLLKILRTLNLPNSAVLVYWWNPLLVKETFNSGHLDVIAFPFVLGALLLSLRKNYLWSVVLLTLSIGVKLWPMVLIPLVLRPLTKKPKLLLSAIGLFFLILVPLMIPYYTTGINESSGLLAFGQSWQNNDSIFKILVWGSQLILEMLGKHPGDGQFIARILVFILIIAWISYVSSQDINEPKELFEKSLLIIAAVFLLIPTQYPWYYSWMLPFLAVAPRPSLLLLTLVLPLYYLRYYLEPRGMLAYFNYLVVWIEFVPVWILLIVEWRSETKTILPEQLRIVT
- a CDS encoding patatin-like phospholipase family protein, producing the protein MKLGIALSGGGAKGFAHIGVLSVLQNAGIEFSAVSGTSMGAFVGAFYAADKLGDLQQGAVGIKLRDIPLLLSPTLSKKGFMSGKKIIKFLKESLEKKNIGELNKKYAAVCVDLNNGEVVTFTDGDLISAVRASIAIPGLFIPVVFNNRLLVDGGILEPLPVRAVRELGSDFVVGVDVITGSIDHSIVHKKKNNSDSMSVNSGFNSIFEIIKSFAKGDKNKLMDEKNIKYVFDKLSVVSILKRSILLNQKQLISHVLERFPVDFLITPDLTGVGVSDFHRAEHIIEIGKDEAEKIKRELKDIISKVHLKKSFSSSEN